A single window of Nostoc sp. C052 DNA harbors:
- a CDS encoding DEAD/DEAH box helicase, which yields MNDPFKIFDSIRQTYLRYLESPFRVRYEALMSERRAMLDQDGQLWREPLLEPIAPYLPSGFTIAEACQHFGINSAVANFINGGLFSPQRQIYQHQFQAWELSRQGRAVVITSGTGSGKTECYLIPIFAYLAEEALGHLTPGLPAWGSSNGTSQKWWRQPRQRWVSQRQHESPERPSAVRALLLYPLNALIEDQLTRIRRACDNPHIQQWREDNMNGNRFWFGRYTGATPVAGLRMKDGHVNSQKQGKLKKQLLEMDNEWSDQVSDEELIYYFQNPDGSEMWSRWDMQDKAPDILITNYSMLNIMLMRSVENDIFEQTKQWLEQDRQHHIFHLVIDELHTYRGTPGTEVGYLLRALLNRIGLEPDSPQLRIIATSASIENDEESLDYLEQFFGRDRNTFSILPGERQNFPTSEHQPNPLEPYKETFAQIDNILNQSQNNDEDAVIEEAATTLANTLHLPNVDSPPRQVLTEGLNHIQAFGAVQTSASQYPLTVKELAEAVFGDVSSRGQAAARGLARTIVLARNSDNEALLPLRSHYFFHNAGRIWACVNPNCSGRTGVTSLGEQTPPVGKLFLDPRPRCDCCNSRVIELLYCQSCGEVFLGGFKREDQDSSSAWYLSPDYPYLENVPDKAASLSRTFGEFLVFWPANGRPLIKQTQIRIPRWQWQEESERGYEWRPALVDHLLGRLTLPTSSNAASSGSTAGYVFIAPKNEANAFPSKCPHCEADWRGRRVSSSIRDLGSGFQRVVQVLSDALMRQMSPEIGRKLVLFSDSRQDAAKLSTGIKRDHYLDTVRQIAYERLLCQAQESEAQYLQAQTQYRLASELFNLQRQIIQDAANANMARYSQLCNLLPTEIVGVVISYASTSGVGNPPLALTPPTSAGGFISLPFNFLLDAVREGLLSIGLNPGGSSPSLAKYKFSDNDERSWTDLVDWNSTPRCYQLDLQPTQRDAMRQIETALLESVVKAVLFASGARDFESLKLGFLWIDDSPPSSLEEQVAASVIRLLAQRRRWNGSGYPGQHNPPGYINQYLNRVAESRGYNREQLEQATLNIINSVLDQWRVVPQSLQVLSPRPNENNQIDIYACGQCGRIHLHASGGICTSCNSPLPNIPGTYNLSDDLEDCDYYEYLARSSEPIFSLNSEELTGQTDPGIRRVRQRLFQDVFKPSEQPDPSRINLLSVTTTMEAGVDIGSLQAIGMANMPPIRFNYQQRVGRAGRRRGLGMSVALTLCRGRSHDDYYFERPRLITAEPPPKPYVDVRREEIAKRVINKEILHKAFQNIPLEYTGDNVHGEFGQIWQWLQHRPIIEEWIQNHPSEIEEICEAILRRTSINEEKIVDYIHNKLLQNIDVVVDDSTNFQHLALSQRLASRGILPMFGFPTRTRYLYHEYPNTEAGEWPPKTGVVDRELDIAISQFAPGAQTVKDDMLLTAVGIIDPIPSGNKTVFQPNPLGQGIRVGVCRQCQALVKNSSEEAGCPYCSAPRDEKGYRTVDISEPPGFNTWWTINAEYNGAFEFTPRSLRARLGTPSEEYSLETRQNFDIKCIPQAEVYRINDNNGKDFEFFKISNQHVWISKEAFDQALLDLSQDQRSRITEPPRDPHIQSVIRALAAISTTDVLIAGIPNSGSGLNLNPALPEARAAWYSFGFLVRRAAAVSLDVAESELDVGIQPFTDLSSPFAPPSARIFLSDSLENGAGYSSYLAQPGRFENLLHFILGDEHSSNQTFAIPLLFNGHQEECSTSCHRCLREFGNMAYHSILDWRLGYDMVRLALNPNAQIDLNYHYWVNLVSSTANSYFSGLGLEQTTFGSLLAGIDSFNSEAIILIHPLWDINPENLRPEILQGYTEAQEQGLTPKLKSIFTAIRFPYE from the coding sequence ATGAACGATCCGTTTAAAATTTTTGATTCAATTAGACAAACCTATCTGCGTTACCTAGAAAGCCCATTCCGGGTTAGATATGAAGCCCTGATGAGTGAACGCAGAGCAATGCTTGACCAAGATGGTCAACTATGGCGAGAACCTCTACTGGAACCGATTGCGCCTTATTTACCTTCAGGTTTTACTATTGCCGAAGCCTGTCAACATTTTGGGATTAATTCAGCCGTTGCCAATTTTATTAATGGGGGTTTATTTTCTCCCCAGCGCCAAATTTATCAGCATCAGTTTCAGGCTTGGGAACTATCTCGGCAAGGACGAGCAGTAGTCATTACATCAGGTACGGGTTCGGGAAAAACCGAATGTTACTTAATTCCCATTTTTGCTTATCTAGCCGAAGAAGCACTTGGGCATTTAACCCCAGGATTACCCGCATGGGGTTCCTCAAATGGTACTTCACAAAAATGGTGGAGGCAACCAAGGCAACGATGGGTTTCTCAACGACAGCATGAATCTCCAGAAAGACCATCTGCTGTCCGCGCTTTATTACTTTACCCACTCAACGCACTTATTGAAGACCAATTAACCCGCATTCGTCGAGCTTGCGATAACCCGCATATTCAACAGTGGCGGGAAGACAATATGAATGGAAATCGGTTTTGGTTTGGGCGATATACCGGAGCGACTCCTGTAGCAGGATTACGCATGAAGGATGGGCATGTTAATTCTCAAAAGCAGGGAAAGCTTAAAAAACAGCTTTTAGAAATGGATAATGAGTGGTCAGATCAAGTTTCTGATGAGGAACTAATTTACTATTTTCAAAATCCTGATGGTTCTGAAATGTGGTCTCGTTGGGATATGCAGGATAAAGCTCCCGATATCCTAATTACCAACTACAGTATGTTAAATATCATGCTGATGCGTAGTGTTGAAAATGACATATTTGAACAAACCAAGCAGTGGTTGGAGCAAGATCGGCAGCATCATATTTTCCACCTTGTCATAGATGAACTTCACACATACCGAGGAACACCTGGAACCGAAGTTGGCTATCTTTTGAGGGCTTTACTCAATCGAATTGGCTTGGAGCCGGATTCGCCACAATTACGAATTATTGCCACTAGTGCATCTATTGAGAACGATGAAGAAAGTCTCGATTATCTCGAACAATTTTTTGGACGCGATCGCAATACATTTTCGATTCTTCCTGGGGAACGACAAAATTTCCCGACCTCAGAACATCAGCCAAACCCACTAGAACCTTACAAAGAGACATTTGCACAAATCGACAACATCCTTAACCAAAGCCAAAATAATGATGAGGATGCGGTTATCGAGGAAGCAGCAACAACGTTAGCGAATACGCTTCATCTTCCTAACGTAGATTCTCCACCAAGGCAAGTTTTAACTGAGGGATTAAATCACATCCAAGCGTTTGGGGCTGTACAAACCTCAGCCAGCCAATATCCATTGACAGTCAAAGAATTGGCAGAAGCGGTTTTTGGCGATGTATCGTCAAGGGGACAAGCTGCGGCTCGCGGATTAGCTCGAACTATTGTTTTAGCAAGAAACTCTGACAATGAAGCCCTTCTCCCTCTACGTTCGCACTACTTTTTCCATAATGCAGGCAGGATTTGGGCTTGTGTAAATCCTAATTGCTCTGGGCGAACGGGGGTAACTTCACTAGGAGAACAAACACCGCCTGTTGGTAAACTATTCTTAGACCCTAGACCAAGATGCGATTGCTGTAATTCGAGAGTTATTGAGCTTCTTTACTGCCAATCATGTGGCGAAGTATTTCTTGGTGGGTTTAAACGTGAAGACCAGGATTCATCAAGTGCTTGGTATTTATCTCCAGATTACCCTTATCTTGAAAATGTCCCAGATAAGGCAGCATCGTTAAGCCGCACCTTCGGAGAATTTTTGGTATTTTGGCCCGCAAACGGAAGACCATTAATAAAACAAACCCAGATTCGTATTCCACGATGGCAGTGGCAAGAAGAAAGCGAGAGGGGTTATGAATGGAGACCTGCCTTAGTCGATCATCTGTTAGGACGTTTAACATTACCTACTTCTTCAAATGCTGCTTCAAGTGGTTCTACTGCTGGCTATGTTTTTATAGCACCAAAAAACGAGGCAAACGCTTTTCCGTCAAAATGTCCTCATTGTGAAGCTGACTGGCGTGGTAGGCGAGTCAGTTCTTCGATTCGTGACCTTGGCTCTGGTTTTCAACGAGTAGTACAAGTATTATCTGATGCTTTAATGCGGCAAATGTCACCCGAAATAGGTCGCAAGCTGGTTTTATTTTCAGATAGCCGTCAAGATGCTGCCAAACTATCTACAGGGATTAAACGCGATCATTATCTTGATACAGTCCGCCAAATTGCTTACGAAAGGCTTCTGTGTCAAGCACAAGAATCAGAAGCACAGTATTTGCAGGCTCAGACTCAATATAGGTTAGCTTCGGAGTTATTTAATTTGCAAAGGCAGATTATACAAGATGCAGCTAATGCTAACATGGCTCGTTATTCACAGTTGTGTAATTTATTGCCTACTGAAATAGTAGGTGTCGTGATTAGCTATGCATCTACTAGTGGCGTAGGAAATCCACCTCTAGCATTAACACCTCCAACAAGTGCTGGAGGTTTTATTTCCCTTCCATTTAATTTTTTATTAGACGCTGTTAGAGAAGGGTTACTTTCAATTGGTTTAAACCCTGGTGGTTCAAGTCCTTCCTTAGCAAAATATAAATTTTCCGATAATGATGAGCGTTCGTGGACTGATTTAGTTGATTGGAATTCAACGCCAAGATGTTACCAGTTAGATTTACAGCCCACACAAAGAGATGCAATGAGACAAATTGAAACCGCTTTATTAGAGTCGGTTGTAAAAGCTGTTTTATTTGCTAGTGGCGCTCGTGATTTCGAGTCTCTCAAGCTTGGTTTTTTGTGGATTGACGATTCTCCACCTTCTAGCTTAGAAGAGCAAGTTGCTGCTTCTGTCATCCGGCTTTTGGCACAAAGAAGACGTTGGAACGGCTCAGGTTATCCCGGACAACATAACCCTCCTGGTTACATTAATCAGTATCTTAACCGCGTGGCTGAAAGCAGGGGCTACAATCGAGAACAATTAGAGCAAGCAACTTTAAACATCATTAATTCAGTTTTAGACCAATGGCGAGTTGTTCCCCAATCTTTACAGGTTCTTAGTCCACGTCCTAACGAAAATAACCAAATAGATATTTACGCCTGTGGGCAATGCGGACGAATTCACCTACATGCTTCAGGGGGAATCTGTACCAGTTGTAACAGTCCTTTACCGAACATTCCAGGCACTTACAACTTAAGTGATGATTTGGAAGATTGCGATTATTATGAATATTTAGCACGTTCTAGCGAACCAATATTTTCGCTTAATTCTGAAGAACTCACAGGTCAAACTGATCCTGGTATTCGACGTGTGCGACAACGCCTTTTCCAAGATGTTTTTAAACCATCTGAACAACCTGATCCTTCTAGAATTAATCTCTTAAGTGTTACAACCACTATGGAGGCAGGAGTTGACATTGGTTCACTTCAAGCTATCGGTATGGCAAATATGCCTCCGATCCGTTTTAACTATCAGCAACGCGTGGGAAGGGCTGGTCGTCGTCGCGGGTTGGGGATGTCTGTTGCCTTAACATTATGTCGTGGGCGTAGTCACGATGATTATTACTTTGAACGCCCCCGACTTATTACTGCCGAACCTCCACCAAAACCTTATGTTGACGTTAGGCGTGAAGAAATTGCCAAGCGAGTTATAAACAAAGAAATTCTCCATAAAGCATTTCAAAATATCCCTCTTGAATACACGGGAGATAATGTTCACGGTGAATTTGGTCAAATCTGGCAATGGTTACAACATAGACCAATCATTGAGGAATGGATACAAAATCACCCATCAGAAATTGAAGAAATCTGTGAAGCCATTTTACGCCGTACTTCAATAAATGAAGAAAAAATAGTTGATTACATCCATAATAAATTGCTACAAAATATTGATGTAGTTGTTGATGATTCTACTAACTTCCAACACTTAGCTTTAAGCCAGCGTTTAGCATCGCGTGGCATTCTTCCCATGTTTGGATTTCCTACTCGCACCCGTTACCTATACCATGAATATCCCAACACAGAAGCAGGAGAATGGCCTCCAAAAACAGGTGTTGTGGACAGAGAATTGGATATTGCAATTAGTCAATTTGCTCCAGGTGCCCAAACTGTGAAAGATGATATGCTACTTACCGCAGTAGGAATTATCGATCCTATCCCTTCGGGGAATAAAACTGTATTCCAACCAAATCCCTTGGGGCAAGGTATTCGTGTTGGTGTTTGTCGCCAATGTCAAGCTTTAGTCAAGAATTCGTCAGAAGAAGCAGGTTGTCCCTATTGCTCGGCTCCAAGAGATGAAAAGGGATATCGAACGGTTGATATTAGCGAACCACCAGGATTTAATACATGGTGGACAATTAACGCCGAGTATAATGGAGCCTTTGAATTTACTCCTCGGTCACTCAGGGCACGTTTGGGTACACCTTCTGAAGAATATAGTCTTGAAACTCGTCAAAACTTTGATATTAAGTGTATTCCACAGGCTGAAGTGTATCGCATTAATGATAACAACGGCAAAGACTTTGAATTTTTCAAAATATCTAACCAGCACGTTTGGATATCTAAGGAAGCATTTGACCAAGCTTTGTTGGATTTATCGCAAGACCAACGTTCTAGGATTACTGAGCCTCCTCGTGATCCCCATATCCAATCGGTTATTAGAGCTTTAGCTGCCATTTCTACAACCGATGTATTAATTGCAGGCATCCCCAATAGCGGTTCTGGACTCAATTTAAATCCAGCACTACCGGAGGCAAGGGCTGCTTGGTACTCATTTGGTTTTCTTGTTAGGCGGGCTGCTGCTGTCAGCTTAGATGTTGCAGAATCTGAGCTTGATGTTGGTATTCAACCCTTTACAGACCTTAGCAGCCCTTTTGCCCCACCATCCGCTCGGATATTTTTGTCTGATAGCCTAGAAAATGGAGCGGGTTATAGCTCATATTTAGCGCAGCCAGGACGTTTTGAAAATCTCCTGCATTTTATTCTCGGTGATGAACATTCTTCAAATCAAACTTTTGCTATTCCATTACTTTTTAACGGACATCAAGAAGAATGTTCTACATCTTGCCATCGATGTTTGCGGGAGTTTGGTAATATGGCCTACCACTCAATTTTAGACTGGCGACTTGGTTACGATATGGTGCGTCTTGCACTAAATCCCAATGCACAAATTGATTTAAATTATCATTACTGGGTGAATTTGGTATCCAGTACAGCTAATTCCTACTTCTCAGGGCTGGGTTTGGAGCAAACGACTTTCGGTAGTTTATTAGCAGGTATCGATAGTTTTAATAGCGAAGCCATAATCCTCATACATCCTCTTTGGGACATAAACCCTGAAAATTTACGACCAGAAATCCTGCAAGGCTACACAGAAGCACAGGAACAAGGCTTAACTCCCAAGTTAAAATCAATTTTTACCGCTATTCGCTTCCCCTATGAATGA